A part of Sugiyamaella lignohabitans strain CBS 10342 chromosome D, complete sequence genomic DNA contains:
- the PKC1 gene encoding protein kinase C (Protein serine/threonine kinase; essential for cell wall remodeling during growth; localized to sites of polarized growth and the mother-daughter bud neck; homolog of the alpha, beta, and gamma isoforms of mammalian protein kinase C (PKC); GO_component: GO:0005737 - cytoplasm [Evidence IDA] [PMID 11545731]; GO_component: GO:0005856 - cytoskeleton [Evidence IDA] [PMID 15910746]; GO_component: GO:0005634 - nucleus [Evidence IDA] [PMID 11545731]; GO_component: GO:0005886 - plasma membrane [Evidence IDA] [PMID 16622836]; GO_component: GO:0032165 - prospore septin filament array [Evidence IDA] [PMID 24390141]; GO_component: GO:0030427 - site of polarized growth [Evidence IDA] [PMID 10893184]; GO_function: GO:0005524 - ATP binding [Evidence IEA,IEA]; GO_function: GO:0016301 - kinase activity [Evidence IEA]; GO_function: GO:0046872 - metal ion binding [Evidence IEA]; GO_function: GO:0000166 - nucleotide binding [Evidence IEA]; GO_function: GO:0004697 - protein kinase C activity [Evidence IEA]; GO_function: GO:0004697 - protein kinase C activity [Evidence IDA] [PMID 8207005]; GO_function: GO:0004672 - protein kinase activity [Evidence IEA]; GO_function: GO:0004674 - protein serine/threonine kinase activity [Evidence IEA,IEA]; GO_function: GO:0016740 - transferase activity [Evidence IEA]; GO_function: GO:0016772 - transferase activity, transferring phosphorus-containing groups [Evidence IEA]; GO_process: GO:0007015 - actin filament organization [Evidence IGI] [PMID 12810699]; GO_process: GO:0007049 - cell cycle [Evidence IEA]; GO_process: GO:0033962 - cytoplasmic mRNA processing body assembly [Evidence IMP] [PMID 21163942]; GO_process: GO:0035556 - intracellular signal transduction [Evidence IEA]; GO_process: GO:0035556 - intracellular signal transduction [Evidence IMP] [PMID 7874200]; GO_process: GO:0030242 - peroxisome degradation [Evidence IMP] [PMID 20385774]; GO_process: GO:0016310 - phosphorylation [Evidence IEA]; GO_process: GO:0006468 - protein phosphorylation [Evidence IEA]; GO_process: GO:0006468 - protein phosphorylation [Evidence IDA] [PMID 8207005]; GO_process: GO:0060237 - regulation of fungal-type cell wall organization [Evidence IMP] [PMID 7874200]; GO_process: GO:0060211 - regulation of nuclear-transcribed mRNA poly(A) tail shortening [Evidence IMP] [PMID 21163942]; GO_process: GO:0007165 - signal transduction [Evidence IEA]; GO_process: GO:0007165 - signal transduction [Evidence IMP] [PMID 7874200]), with protein MAPEMHRGRAYGEQVDWWALGVVFYECVYGQIPFNGKRREDMVRSMLSGPQYDTTLVSIDCNSAIAQFLEFYPCQRIRDSSDVFKLPYFKGYTSASLHQMYRDHKNGAFKVPDHDFFGLTRKYDQRAVLALEYQNWSSRKDKRRSEKSNRATKLMNTIAGYGGKLNGYFRHPHRPLADVPTTDTQLFKTYVHSHSTDSDETLQNDDLCTL; from the coding sequence ATGGCGCCCGAGATGCACCGGGGTCGAGCGTATGGCGAGCAAGTCGACTGGTGGGCATTGGGTGTTGTTTTCTACGAGTGTGTCTACGGCCAAATACCGTTCAACGGCAAACGTAGAGAGGATATGGTTCGATCCATGTTAAGCGGACCACAGTACGACACCACACTTGTCTCAATAGACTGTAATTCGGCCATCGCCCAGTTTCTGGAATTCTACCCCTGTCAGAGGATTCGCGATTCCAGCGATGTCTTCAAGCTTCCGTATTTCAAGGGATACACGTCAGCCAGCCTTCACCAGATGTACCGCGACCACAAAAACGGTGCATTCAAAGTCCCCGATCACGATTTCTTCGGCCTGACCAGAAAATACGACCAAAGAGCTGTTCTTGCCCTAGAGTACCAGAACTGGAGTTCACGAAAAGACAAAAGACGCAGCGAAAAGTCGAATCGCGCAACCAAACTCATGAACACAATCGCCGGCTACGGAGGCAAACTGAACGGTTACTTCCGCCATCCGCACCGACCGCTGGCCGACGTGCCAACCACCGACACCCAACTGTTCAAAACATACGTCCACAGTCACTCGACCGACTCGGACGAGACCCTCCAAAACGACGACCTGTGCACGCTCTGA